CGTTGTCTTTTCGGAAACATTCGTCCCTGGCTATCCATACTGGCGTGGTATTTTGCCGATTTCTAAATGGTCAAAGTGGATGGTAGAGTACCAGAAGAATTCAGTAGAAGTTCCTGGTCCTGATGTTGACCTACTATGTGAGGCCTCGAGAGAAGCAGCTATCATTACGGTTATGGGTTGCAGTGAAATGAGTGATGTGAAGGGGAGCTCCACGCTGTACAACACAATTCTGTTTATTAACAGCGATGGAAAGCTCCTCGGCCGCCATAGGAAGATTATGCCAACGCATGCAGAAAGGATGATCTGGGGGATGGGGAGTGCCGAAGACATCGCAGTGTTCGATACGCCGATCGGGAGGATTGGGGGTCTGGTCTGCTATGAGCACCACATGACGCTTCAAAAGGCTGCGATGGCAGCATTAGGAGAGGAAATACACTGCGCTCTATGGCCTGGTTGGTGGGTTATGGAACATCACCCAGGGGATAAGAGAAGATGGAAGGATGGAGATCCCCCTCACTCCTGCGATATCGAACATGCAATCAGAGAATACGCGTTCGAGAATCAAGTTTTCGTGATCAGCGTGGGCCAGTATATTCCTGACGACGTGATGCCTCTGGATTGTAGGGATTTTAACGTCGCTGCAGGTGGGAGCTTCATAGCAAATCCAGCAGGAGTCATCATGGCAGGCCCTGTTTTTAACAGGGAAGAGATCCTCTACGCCGACCTGGCAGCGGAGGATAGGGGGCTGACGAAAGCTTACTTTGATACCCTCGGCCACTACTCGCGTCCAGATCTCTTTAAATTTGAAATCAAACGGGGCGAATTTAGTGGTAATGGTTTTGCGCGTTTTTCGCAAGGCCAAGATAGCATGGATGGGACTACAGCTTCACGCCAATCCAGTAAACGGGTTGGAACAAAAAAGAGAGGACATCGAGAATAAATAGAAAACCTTGTGGGGCGCACATCAACCCGAGGATAAATTAACCCCCAGAGCAAGAAAAGAATGCTCCAGATCCATATATTGCTCAGACGCAGTAGAACGAGTCTGAGCACATTCGGGGACATTTCTCAGAGAC
This genomic window from Methanomassiliicoccales archaeon contains:
- a CDS encoding carbon-nitrogen hydrolase family protein, whose protein sequence is MEEKVRVAAAQVSPVFMDKEATIDKACKTIEMAGKAGARLVVFSETFVPGYPYWRGILPISKWSKWMVEYQKNSVEVPGPDVDLLCEASREAAIITVMGCSEMSDVKGSSTLYNTILFINSDGKLLGRHRKIMPTHAERMIWGMGSAEDIAVFDTPIGRIGGLVCYEHHMTLQKAAMAALGEEIHCALWPGWWVMEHHPGDKRRWKDGDPPHSCDIEHAIREYAFENQVFVISVGQYIPDDVMPLDCRDFNVAAGGSFIANPAGVIMAGPVFNREEILYADLAAEDRGLTKAYFDTLGHYSRPDLFKFEIKRGEFSGNGFARFSQGQDSMDGTTASRQSSKRVGTKKRGHRE